One window from the genome of Motilibacter peucedani encodes:
- a CDS encoding MBL fold metallo-hydrolase: MAELSKGLEVVAEFPQGLRIERLVTSGLFELDGGSWEVDNNVWLVGNDEEVVVIDPAHDAEAILAAVGDRELLMVVATHGHNDHVNAAVEVAAEKEAEIGLHPKDSMLWAEEYGADLRWDVDLADQGAITVADLDLTILHTPGHSPGAVCLHAADIDVVFTGDTLFKGGPGATGRKYSDFDLILRSIRRKLLPLAPETRVLTGHGDETTIGAEAPDYDEWVARGH; the protein is encoded by the coding sequence ATGGCCGAGCTCTCGAAGGGCCTCGAGGTCGTCGCCGAGTTCCCGCAGGGCCTGCGCATCGAGCGCCTGGTCACCTCCGGGCTCTTCGAGCTCGACGGCGGCAGCTGGGAGGTCGACAACAACGTCTGGCTCGTCGGCAACGACGAGGAGGTCGTCGTCATCGACCCGGCGCACGACGCCGAGGCGATCCTGGCCGCTGTCGGCGACCGCGAGCTGCTGATGGTCGTCGCCACTCACGGGCACAACGACCACGTCAACGCCGCCGTCGAGGTCGCCGCTGAGAAGGAGGCCGAGATCGGGCTGCACCCGAAGGACTCCATGCTGTGGGCCGAGGAGTACGGCGCCGACCTGCGCTGGGACGTCGACCTCGCCGACCAGGGGGCCATCACGGTCGCCGACCTCGACCTGACGATCCTGCACACGCCGGGCCACTCGCCGGGGGCGGTCTGCCTGCACGCCGCGGACATCGACGTCGTCTTCACCGGTGACACGCTCTTCAAGGGCGGCCCCGGCGCCACCGGCCGGAAGTACTCCGACTTCGACCTGATCCTGCGCTCGATCCGGCGCAAGCTGCTCCCGCTCGCCCCCGAGACCCGCGTGCTGACGGGCCACGGCGACGAGACGACGATCGGGGCCGAGGCGCCCGACTACGACGAGTGGGTCGCGCGCGGTCACTGA
- the glpK gene encoding glycerol kinase GlpK, with product MAERYVAAVDQGTTSTRCILFDQGGRLVSVAQREHRQHYPQPGWVEHDATEIWRNVQAVVPEAVRQAGVSVDQVVALGITNQRETIVLWDRHTGVPVARAIVWQDTRTDLIASTLEEDGRSAGMRRTTGLPPTTYFSAPKVQWLLENVRGLRERADRGDVLFGTMDTWLVWNLTGGPRGGRHVTDVTNASRTLLMDIATLEWDPGQLAAFGIPRVVLPEIRSSAEVYGTASEVLPGVRIAAALGDQQAALFGQTCFDAGEAKCTYGTGSFLLLNTGAEVVTSSHGLLTTVAFHLGGERPTYALEGSIAITGSLVQWFRDSLGLIRTAPEIETLARTVDDNGGCYIVPAFSGLFAPHWHSEARGIIVGLTSFITKGHLARAVLEATAWQTREVLDAMDADSGLALTGLKVDGGMTSNNLLMQFLADVLDVPVARPMVSETVSLGAAYAAGLAVGYWPDLQGLRRNWHRAGQWTPAMDPATRAAEYDNWQRAVQRTFDWVRPASHGPG from the coding sequence ATGGCTGAGCGCTACGTGGCCGCCGTCGACCAGGGCACCACCTCCACCCGGTGCATCCTGTTCGACCAGGGCGGCCGGCTGGTCTCGGTCGCCCAGCGCGAGCACCGCCAGCACTACCCCCAGCCCGGCTGGGTCGAGCACGACGCGACCGAGATCTGGCGCAACGTGCAGGCGGTGGTGCCCGAGGCGGTCCGCCAGGCCGGCGTGTCGGTCGACCAGGTCGTCGCGCTCGGCATCACCAACCAGCGCGAGACCATCGTGCTGTGGGACCGGCACACCGGCGTGCCTGTCGCGCGGGCGATCGTGTGGCAGGACACGCGCACCGACCTCATCGCCTCGACGTTGGAGGAGGACGGGCGCAGCGCCGGCATGCGGCGGACGACCGGACTGCCGCCCACGACGTACTTCTCCGCGCCGAAGGTCCAGTGGCTGCTCGAGAACGTACGCGGTCTGCGCGAGCGCGCGGACCGCGGCGACGTGCTCTTCGGGACGATGGACACCTGGCTGGTCTGGAACCTCACCGGCGGCCCGCGCGGGGGCCGGCACGTCACGGACGTGACGAACGCCAGCCGTACGCTCCTCATGGACATCGCCACGCTCGAGTGGGACCCCGGCCAGCTGGCCGCCTTCGGCATCCCGCGCGTCGTGCTGCCGGAGATCCGGTCGTCGGCAGAGGTCTACGGCACCGCGAGCGAGGTGCTGCCGGGCGTACGCATCGCCGCGGCCCTCGGCGACCAGCAGGCCGCGCTGTTCGGGCAGACCTGCTTCGACGCCGGCGAGGCGAAGTGCACCTACGGCACCGGCAGCTTCCTGCTGCTCAACACCGGCGCCGAGGTCGTGACGTCGTCGCACGGGCTGCTGACCACGGTGGCCTTCCATCTGGGGGGCGAGCGGCCGACCTACGCGCTCGAGGGCTCGATCGCGATCACCGGCTCGCTGGTGCAGTGGTTCCGCGACAGCCTCGGGCTGATCCGGACGGCCCCCGAGATCGAGACGCTGGCCCGCACGGTCGACGACAACGGCGGCTGCTACATCGTCCCCGCGTTCTCCGGGCTCTTCGCGCCCCACTGGCACAGCGAGGCACGCGGCATCATCGTCGGGCTGACCTCCTTCATCACCAAGGGCCACCTCGCCCGGGCGGTGCTCGAGGCGACCGCGTGGCAGACGCGCGAGGTGCTCGACGCGATGGACGCCGACTCCGGACTGGCGCTGACCGGGCTCAAGGTCGACGGCGGGATGACCTCCAACAACCTGCTCATGCAGTTCCTCGCCGACGTCCTCGACGTGCCGGTCGCCCGGCCCATGGTCTCCGAGACGGTGTCGCTCGGTGCGGCCTACGCGGCGGGGCTGGCCGTGGGCTACTGGCCCGACCTGCAGGGGCTGCGCCGCAACTGGCACCGGGCCGGGCAGTGGACGCCCGCGATGGACCCCGCGACACGTGCGGCGGAGTACGACAACTGGCAGCGGGCGGTGCAGCGGACCTTCGACTGGGTACGCCCTGCATCGCACGGACCCGGCTGA
- a CDS encoding IclR family transcriptional regulator, which produces MPGPVQSVERAAAILKLLAASSAPLALVEVANSLDLAKGTAHGLLRTLVEVGFVEQDRTSGRYALGATLLQLGTDYLDVNELRSRALNWADPLASRTGEAVRVGVLHGAEVLVVHHVFRPDDTAQTVEAGALLPAHATALGKVLLAHDPAAVARLGAPLASFTHRTLTDSRALAASLAEVRRRDWAVSVEELEVGRAAIAAPIRGRGGLVVGAVGISGDCDRLAPRGTPPAGLLSLVADTARAISHELGARAHG; this is translated from the coding sequence ATGCCGGGTCCGGTGCAGTCGGTGGAGCGGGCAGCAGCCATCCTCAAGCTGCTGGCGGCGAGCTCTGCCCCGCTGGCCCTGGTCGAGGTGGCCAACAGCCTGGACCTGGCCAAAGGCACTGCCCACGGCCTGCTGCGCACGCTGGTCGAGGTCGGCTTCGTGGAGCAGGACCGCACGAGCGGCCGCTACGCGCTCGGCGCGACGCTCCTCCAGCTGGGCACCGACTACCTCGACGTCAACGAGCTGCGCTCGCGCGCGCTCAACTGGGCCGACCCGCTGGCCTCGCGCACCGGCGAGGCCGTGCGCGTGGGCGTGCTGCACGGCGCCGAGGTCCTGGTCGTGCACCACGTCTTCCGCCCGGACGACACCGCGCAGACGGTGGAGGCGGGCGCCCTGCTCCCCGCGCACGCCACGGCCCTGGGCAAGGTGCTGCTCGCCCACGACCCGGCCGCGGTCGCGCGCCTCGGCGCGCCGCTCGCCAGCTTCACGCACCGTACGCTGACCGACTCCCGCGCCCTCGCGGCGTCGCTCGCGGAGGTGCGGCGCCGCGACTGGGCGGTGTCGGTGGAGGAGCTCGAGGTGGGGCGCGCGGCGATCGCCGCACCGATCCGCGGGCGCGGCGGGCTGGTCGTCGGAGCGGTCGGCATCAGCGGCGACTGCGACCGCTTGGCCCCGCGCGGCACGCCGCCGGCCGGCCTGCTCTCGCTGGTCGCCGACACCGCGAGGGCCATCTCCCACGAGCTGGGGGCCCGCGCCCATGGCTGA
- a CDS encoding DUF3151 domain-containing protein: MRSMMPNLLAGPPPTHLPDDPAAREQVEGLVAAGGDVRPAAAAHPASSLAWAVLAEQALDGGDAVTAYAFARTGYHRGLDALRRAGWKGHGPVPWEHEPNRGFLRALAALGRAAAAIGEEPEAERCRDFLRDSSATAAQELPTW; the protein is encoded by the coding sequence ATGCGGAGCATGATGCCGAACCTGCTCGCCGGTCCGCCCCCGACGCACCTGCCCGACGACCCGGCCGCGCGCGAGCAGGTCGAGGGCCTCGTGGCGGCCGGCGGCGACGTACGCCCCGCTGCAGCAGCGCACCCCGCGTCCTCGCTGGCGTGGGCGGTGCTCGCCGAGCAGGCGCTCGACGGCGGCGACGCCGTGACCGCCTACGCCTTCGCCCGCACCGGCTACCACCGCGGCCTCGACGCCCTGCGCCGCGCCGGCTGGAAGGGCCACGGCCCGGTGCCGTGGGAGCACGAGCCCAACCGCGGCTTCCTCCGCGCGCTGGCCGCCCTCGGGCGGGCCGCGGCCGCGATCGGCGAGGAGCCGGAGGCCGAGCGCTGTCGCGACTTCCTCCGCGACAGCAGTGCCACCGCTGCGCAGGAGCTGCCCACGTGGTGA
- a CDS encoding S-(hydroxymethyl)mycothiol dehydrogenase, giving the protein MAEAQRVRGVVARSKGAPVGIETVVVPAPGPGEARVRVQACGVCHTDLHYKLGAINDDFPFLLGHEAAGVVESVGPDVTEVAVGDYVVLNWRAVCGQCRACRRGRPQYCFATHNATQKMTLEDGTELSAALGIGAFAELTLVAAGQCTKVDTAAPPTVAGLLGCGVMAGLGAAINTGGVGRGDSVAVIGCGGVGDAAVAGAYLAGARAVIAVDVDDRKLEWARGFGATHTVNSRTHDPVEAIRSLTDGHGADVVIDAVGSPETWKQAFYARDLAGTVVLVGVPDPEATLEVPLIDVFGRGGSLKSSWYGDCLPSRDFPVLLDLFLQGRLPLDRFVSEEIGLDDVEAAFDRMHAGEVLRSVVVL; this is encoded by the coding sequence ATGGCAGAGGCACAGCGCGTCCGAGGGGTCGTCGCGAGGTCCAAGGGCGCGCCGGTCGGCATCGAGACGGTCGTCGTGCCGGCGCCCGGCCCGGGCGAGGCACGAGTGCGCGTGCAGGCCTGCGGCGTGTGCCACACCGACCTGCACTACAAGCTCGGCGCGATCAACGACGACTTCCCCTTCCTGCTCGGGCACGAGGCTGCCGGCGTGGTGGAGTCGGTCGGCCCCGACGTCACCGAGGTCGCGGTCGGCGACTACGTCGTCCTCAACTGGCGCGCCGTGTGCGGGCAGTGCCGCGCGTGCCGCCGCGGCCGGCCGCAGTACTGCTTCGCCACCCACAACGCCACGCAGAAGATGACCCTCGAGGACGGCACCGAGCTCTCGGCCGCGCTCGGCATCGGCGCGTTCGCCGAGCTGACGCTGGTCGCGGCCGGCCAGTGCACCAAGGTCGACACCGCCGCCCCGCCCACGGTCGCCGGCCTGCTGGGCTGCGGCGTGATGGCCGGGCTCGGCGCGGCGATCAACACCGGCGGCGTGGGCCGCGGCGACAGCGTGGCGGTCATCGGGTGCGGCGGGGTGGGCGACGCGGCGGTCGCCGGCGCCTACCTCGCCGGCGCCCGCGCGGTGATCGCCGTCGACGTCGACGACCGCAAGCTCGAGTGGGCGCGCGGGTTCGGGGCCACCCACACCGTCAACTCGCGCACCCACGACCCGGTCGAGGCCATCCGCTCGCTCACCGACGGCCACGGCGCCGACGTCGTCATCGACGCGGTCGGCTCGCCCGAGACCTGGAAGCAGGCGTTCTACGCCCGCGACCTCGCCGGCACCGTCGTGCTGGTCGGCGTGCCCGACCCCGAGGCGACGCTGGAAGTGCCGCTGATCGACGTGTTCGGCCGCGGCGGCTCTCTCAAGTCGAGCTGGTACGGCGACTGCCTGCCCTCGCGCGACTTCCCCGTGCTGCTCGACCTCTTCCTCCAGGGCCGGCTGCCGCTCGACCGGTTCGTCAGCGAGGAGATCGGGCTCGACGACGTCGAGGCCGCCTTCGACCGCATGCACGCCGGCGAGGTCCTCCGCTCGGTCGTGGTGCTCTGA
- a CDS encoding MIP/aquaporin family protein has translation MAALWKNRLVGELCAEFAGTMVLILFGVGVVAQVVAGGNGDANAIHWAWGFGVTFGVYVAARLSGAHLNPAVTITLAVFRGFEWRKVLPYSLAQTAGAFVAALLVRWNYSEVLAKFDPSHGYKSQGIFATQPGVSLHMAVVDEVIGSAILLFGIFAIVDARNTSPLANIGPVVTGFLVVAIGMAWGVNSGYAINPARDFGPRLAESITGFSHAWTSADGTVYFWVPIVAPVVGGLIGGGLYDLLVGKFLPIPDEEEEPGRGTPDRDTVELPASATV, from the coding sequence TTGGCGGCGTTGTGGAAGAACCGACTCGTGGGCGAGCTCTGCGCCGAGTTCGCCGGCACGATGGTGCTGATCCTGTTCGGCGTCGGCGTGGTGGCGCAGGTGGTCGCCGGGGGCAACGGCGATGCCAACGCGATCCACTGGGCGTGGGGCTTCGGCGTGACCTTCGGCGTCTACGTCGCCGCGCGCCTCAGCGGCGCACACCTCAACCCAGCCGTCACCATCACGTTGGCGGTATTCCGTGGTTTCGAGTGGCGCAAGGTGTTGCCCTACTCGCTCGCACAGACGGCCGGAGCCTTCGTGGCCGCGCTGCTCGTGCGCTGGAACTACAGCGAGGTGCTGGCGAAGTTCGACCCGTCGCACGGCTACAAGTCGCAGGGCATCTTCGCCACGCAGCCGGGCGTCAGCCTGCACATGGCGGTCGTCGACGAGGTGATCGGCTCGGCGATCCTGCTCTTCGGCATCTTCGCGATCGTGGACGCCCGCAACACCTCTCCCCTGGCCAACATCGGGCCGGTCGTGACGGGGTTCCTGGTCGTGGCCATCGGCATGGCCTGGGGCGTCAACTCCGGCTACGCGATCAACCCGGCGCGCGACTTCGGCCCGCGCCTCGCGGAGTCCATCACCGGCTTCTCGCACGCGTGGACCTCGGCCGACGGCACGGTCTACTTCTGGGTGCCCATAGTCGCGCCGGTCGTCGGCGGCCTGATCGGCGGCGGGCTCTACGACCTGCTCGTGGGCAAGTTCCTGCCGATCCCCGACGAGGAGGAGGAGCCGGGCCGGGGCACGCCCGACCGCGACACCGTCGAGCTCCCCGCCAGCGCCACCGTCTGA
- a CDS encoding putative bifunctional diguanylate cyclase/phosphodiesterase, whose protein sequence is MRGSGVLGRRNDAGVAQVAQAVVAALEVDDTTGLLVCDPVLDPEGRVEDFVYVHQNATASSLLQMDALVGRRMLEVFPDLARSELMTTYRCLAATGGRAVTSSRFEAMRSHLDGHSYEIAADARSGLLVLLFRDVTAAEDAKAALAALAANERRFRALVEQATDVIHLIDSSGRTIYASPALGRILGYSPSEVSALPFTAFVDPDDLEQARSGWEAVRSAGPEQLFRWSAHMRTSTGESRWCEVSARNKLSDPSIAAVVVNWHDVTERRELEVQLAHDATHDPLTGLPNRRLMGELVEHAIARSVRGTNSAGLLFCDVDHFKVVNDTLGHAAGDDLLVQLGRRLREALRPGDVVGRFGGDEFVVLCEDLTEVSDLFAVAERAQEALHGEYVLDGRVATVSVSVGLTTLERGGSLRRALSEADAALYEAKRTGRARIEVFDRRLRVQLEHRLETEGLLRGAIGRGELELHYQPIVDLRDGRLVRVEGLLRWRRDGELLAPGSFLPVAEETGLIVDVGAWVLRSGFCQAAAWAAALDEPPVVCLNVAARELADPGLLRRVDALLEEFPQARGRVELEVSERLLAADTRSVGPVLQAFAERGLLLALDDFGAGNTSLTWLQHLPLDVLKLDRALVEGLPGESHVAIVGALTQLAERLGIRTVAEGIETGEQLTSVVELGCSYGQGFHLARPAPVGDLDGLLGGRGLAPWARV, encoded by the coding sequence GTGAGGGGGAGTGGAGTGCTGGGACGCCGCAACGACGCGGGGGTCGCCCAGGTCGCGCAGGCTGTCGTGGCCGCGCTGGAGGTCGACGACACGACCGGCCTGCTGGTGTGCGACCCGGTCCTCGACCCGGAGGGCCGGGTGGAGGACTTCGTCTACGTGCACCAGAACGCGACGGCGTCATCACTGCTCCAGATGGATGCGCTCGTCGGGCGCCGGATGCTCGAGGTGTTCCCCGACCTGGCCCGGTCCGAGCTGATGACCACCTACCGGTGCCTGGCGGCCACGGGCGGGCGCGCGGTGACGAGCAGCCGCTTCGAGGCCATGCGCTCGCACCTCGACGGCCACTCCTACGAGATCGCCGCCGACGCGCGCAGCGGCCTGCTCGTGCTGCTGTTCCGCGACGTCACCGCCGCTGAGGACGCGAAGGCCGCCCTCGCGGCCCTCGCCGCCAACGAGCGCCGGTTCCGCGCGCTGGTGGAGCAGGCGACCGACGTGATCCACCTGATCGACTCCTCCGGACGCACGATCTACGCCAGTCCGGCGCTGGGCCGCATCCTGGGCTACTCGCCCAGCGAGGTCTCGGCACTGCCCTTCACCGCCTTCGTCGACCCGGACGACCTCGAGCAGGCGCGCAGCGGCTGGGAGGCGGTGCGCTCGGCAGGACCCGAGCAATTGTTCCGGTGGTCGGCCCACATGCGGACCTCGACCGGCGAGTCCCGCTGGTGCGAGGTCTCGGCGCGCAACAAGCTGAGCGACCCCTCCATCGCCGCCGTGGTCGTCAACTGGCACGACGTCACCGAGCGCCGCGAGCTGGAGGTCCAGCTCGCGCACGACGCGACCCACGACCCGCTCACCGGGCTGCCGAACCGCCGACTGATGGGCGAGCTCGTCGAGCACGCCATCGCCCGGTCGGTGCGCGGCACGAACTCCGCCGGCCTGCTCTTCTGCGACGTCGACCACTTCAAGGTCGTCAACGACACGCTCGGGCACGCCGCGGGCGACGACCTGCTCGTGCAGCTCGGACGCCGGCTGAGGGAGGCGCTGCGCCCCGGGGACGTCGTCGGCCGCTTCGGCGGCGACGAGTTCGTGGTCCTCTGCGAGGACCTCACCGAGGTCTCGGACCTGTTCGCGGTCGCGGAGCGCGCGCAGGAGGCGCTGCACGGCGAGTACGTGCTCGACGGCCGGGTCGCCACGGTCTCGGTCTCCGTCGGGCTGACGACGCTGGAGCGGGGCGGCTCGCTGCGCCGGGCGCTCAGCGAGGCCGATGCCGCCCTCTACGAGGCCAAGCGCACCGGCCGCGCCCGCATCGAGGTCTTCGACCGCCGGCTGCGCGTCCAGCTCGAGCACCGCCTCGAGACCGAGGGGCTGCTGCGCGGCGCGATCGGTCGCGGCGAGCTCGAGCTGCACTACCAACCGATCGTCGACCTGCGCGACGGCCGGCTCGTGCGGGTCGAGGGGCTGCTGCGCTGGCGCCGCGACGGCGAGCTGCTGGCGCCCGGCTCGTTCCTGCCGGTGGCCGAGGAGACCGGTCTGATCGTCGATGTCGGCGCCTGGGTGCTCCGCTCGGGGTTCTGCCAGGCGGCCGCCTGGGCGGCCGCGCTCGACGAGCCGCCGGTGGTGTGCCTCAACGTCGCGGCCCGCGAGCTCGCCGACCCGGGCCTGCTCCGCCGGGTCGACGCGCTGCTCGAGGAGTTCCCGCAGGCGCGCGGACGCGTGGAGCTGGAGGTCAGCGAGCGGCTGCTCGCGGCCGACACGCGCTCCGTGGGTCCGGTGCTGCAGGCCTTCGCCGAGCGCGGGCTCCTGCTCGCGCTCGACGACTTCGGCGCCGGCAACACCTCGCTCACCTGGCTCCAGCACCTGCCGCTCGACGTGCTCAAGCTGGACCGCGCGCTCGTCGAGGGGCTGCCCGGCGAGAGCCACGTGGCGATCGTGGGCGCGCTGACCCAGCTCGCCGAGCGCCTGGGCATCCGCACCGTCGCCGAGGGCATCGAGACCGGCGAGCAGCTCACCTCCGTGGTCGAGCTCGGCTGCTCCTACGGGCAGGGCTTCCACCTGGCCCGCCCGGCTCCTGTCGGCGACCTGGACGGCCTGCTCGGCGGCAGAGGTCTCGCGCCCTGGGCGCGGGTCTAG
- a CDS encoding NAD(P)/FAD-dependent oxidoreductase, with the protein MPAAEAGPAVVVVGGGIAGSACARELQAAGVRVRLLDRSANPGGRLASYELHGRVVDLGASYVTAGDERFAAQVRDWESRGLARPWTDTFHVAEGRSITGSKAGPLRWGTAQGLRSLVSDLQRGLDVVRGREVVDVDPGPLVDGELAEAVVLAMPDPQAADLLADTLGEELDAVVPRTWEPVVALAAGWDRRSWDPEVAGVFVNADPVLGWVADDGSRRGDGAPVLVAHSTSQFAEEHLDDPPSAVGPMLAAVSQLLGVADEPEWVEVRRWSLARPAEGRDAPFHLGASMVGLCGDGWHGTPKVEAAYLSGRELGAALGQLVGG; encoded by the coding sequence GTGCCGGCGGCTGAGGCGGGTCCGGCGGTCGTCGTGGTGGGCGGCGGCATCGCCGGCTCGGCGTGCGCGCGCGAGCTCCAGGCGGCAGGCGTACGCGTCCGCCTCCTCGACCGCTCGGCGAACCCGGGCGGGCGGCTCGCGAGCTACGAGCTGCACGGCCGGGTCGTCGACCTGGGCGCCTCCTACGTCACGGCCGGCGACGAGAGGTTCGCCGCGCAGGTGCGCGACTGGGAGTCGCGCGGCCTCGCGCGCCCGTGGACCGACACCTTCCACGTCGCCGAGGGCCGCAGCATCACCGGCTCGAAGGCGGGACCGCTGCGCTGGGGCACCGCGCAGGGGCTGCGCTCGCTGGTCTCCGACCTCCAGCGCGGGCTCGACGTGGTGCGCGGGCGCGAGGTGGTCGACGTCGACCCCGGCCCGCTCGTCGACGGCGAGCTCGCCGAGGCGGTCGTGCTGGCGATGCCCGACCCGCAGGCCGCCGACCTGCTCGCCGACACCCTCGGCGAGGAGCTCGACGCGGTCGTCCCGCGCACCTGGGAGCCGGTCGTGGCGCTCGCCGCGGGCTGGGACCGCCGCAGCTGGGACCCCGAGGTGGCGGGCGTCTTCGTCAACGCCGACCCGGTGCTGGGCTGGGTGGCCGACGACGGCAGCCGGCGCGGCGACGGTGCGCCCGTGCTGGTGGCGCACTCGACCTCGCAGTTCGCCGAGGAGCACCTCGACGACCCGCCGTCGGCCGTGGGCCCGATGCTGGCCGCGGTGAGCCAGCTGCTCGGCGTCGCGGACGAGCCCGAGTGGGTCGAGGTCCGCCGCTGGTCGCTGGCCCGGCCCGCCGAGGGCCGCGACGCGCCCTTCCACCTGGGCGCCTCGATGGTCGGGCTGTGCGGCGACGGCTGGCACGGCACGCCGAAGGTCGAGGCCGCCTACCTGTCCGGGCGCGAGCTCGGCGCGGCGCTCGGGCAGCTCGTGGGCGGCTGA
- a CDS encoding Gfo/Idh/MocA family protein: MTHSPARLKVAVVGTGGWGEQHARIFSRRPDTELVAVVGRNPDRTQARAAAYGTTAYTDLDAMLEGAQPDLVTVCLPNEGHFEPTLHLLERGVPLLVEKPLVFDLREADRLLEAAGERFFAINFNHRFGEPALRAKAAIDAGDLGELVFATWRFGGEPNFGTSPHANLVETQCHGFDLLEHLVGPVTSVMAQMTDRTRPGTFTTVALALEFAGGAVGTMLGTYDSSYAYPGTQLVEVNGTRGRAYLEDTTRRLTLQSAGDDVRRVWEAGYFDDEARTFEYTFDRHVELVVDALRSCGEPPVHARAGRRALQVAQACIESFETGQRVAVSPGP; this comes from the coding sequence GTGACGCACAGCCCCGCACGCCTGAAGGTCGCCGTCGTCGGCACGGGAGGCTGGGGCGAGCAGCACGCCCGCATCTTCAGCCGCCGGCCCGACACCGAGCTCGTGGCGGTCGTCGGCCGCAACCCCGACCGCACGCAGGCCCGCGCCGCCGCCTACGGCACCACCGCGTACACCGACCTCGACGCCATGCTCGAGGGCGCCCAGCCCGACCTGGTCACCGTCTGCCTGCCCAACGAGGGCCACTTCGAGCCGACGCTGCACCTGCTCGAGCGCGGGGTGCCGCTGCTGGTCGAGAAGCCGCTGGTCTTCGACCTCCGCGAGGCCGACCGGCTGCTCGAGGCGGCGGGCGAGCGGTTCTTCGCGATCAACTTCAACCACCGGTTCGGCGAGCCGGCGCTGCGGGCCAAGGCGGCGATCGACGCGGGGGACCTCGGCGAGCTGGTCTTCGCCACCTGGCGCTTCGGCGGCGAGCCCAACTTCGGCACCAGCCCGCACGCCAACCTCGTCGAGACCCAGTGCCACGGCTTCGACCTGCTCGAGCACCTGGTCGGCCCGGTCACCAGCGTCATGGCGCAGATGACCGACCGGACGCGTCCGGGGACCTTCACGACCGTCGCGCTCGCGCTGGAGTTCGCCGGCGGCGCGGTGGGCACGATGCTCGGCACCTACGACTCGTCCTACGCCTACCCCGGCACCCAGCTGGTCGAGGTGAACGGCACGCGCGGCCGCGCCTACCTCGAGGACACCACCCGCCGGCTCACCCTCCAGTCGGCCGGCGACGACGTGCGGCGGGTGTGGGAGGCGGGCTACTTCGACGACGAGGCGCGCACGTTCGAGTACACCTTCGACCGCCACGTCGAGCTGGTGGTCGACGCCCTGCGCAGCTGCGGCGAGCCGCCCGTGCACGCACGCGCCGGCCGCCGTGCGCTGCAGGTGGCCCAGGCCTGCATCGAGAGCTTCGAGACGGGGCAGCGGGTGGCTGTCAGCCCCGGACCGTAG
- a CDS encoding alpha/beta fold hydrolase, with translation MARTHLPEVPGVRHRWVEAAGLRVHVALAGPEVGEPVVLLHGWPQHWYAWRHVVAALPPDVRLVLPDLRGLGWSAAPRSGYGKEQLAYDLMATLDALDVRRAVLVGHDWGGYVAHLAALRWPDRVRALLEVAIVPPVSTLRIGPRDLRRFAYQPAMAAPLASQLALVTAPGVVERLLASAAHRSYSVEAEAAHSYAAVLREPARARASALYYRRFLLEDLPRVRAGRYDAPLEMPHRLVLGSHDPVIRRRFLPAGGREHVRVVHGSGHFVPEESPGELAAEVLRLL, from the coding sequence ATGGCACGCACCCACCTCCCCGAGGTCCCCGGCGTGCGCCACCGGTGGGTCGAGGCGGCCGGCCTGCGGGTGCACGTCGCGCTCGCGGGTCCCGAGGTCGGCGAGCCGGTCGTCCTGCTGCACGGCTGGCCGCAGCACTGGTACGCGTGGCGCCACGTCGTCGCGGCGCTGCCCCCCGACGTGCGTCTGGTGCTGCCTGACCTGCGTGGTCTCGGGTGGAGCGCTGCTCCCCGCTCCGGCTACGGCAAGGAGCAGCTGGCCTACGACCTGATGGCGACGCTCGACGCGCTGGACGTGCGCCGTGCCGTGCTCGTCGGTCACGACTGGGGCGGCTACGTCGCCCACCTGGCCGCCCTGCGCTGGCCCGACCGCGTGCGCGCGCTGCTCGAGGTCGCGATCGTGCCGCCCGTGTCCACCCTGCGCATCGGCCCGCGCGACCTCCGGCGCTTCGCCTACCAGCCGGCGATGGCGGCGCCGCTCGCCTCGCAGCTGGCGCTGGTGACCGCTCCGGGCGTGGTCGAGCGGCTGCTCGCGTCCGCCGCCCACCGCTCCTACTCCGTCGAGGCTGAGGCTGCGCACTCGTACGCCGCGGTGCTCCGCGAGCCCGCCCGCGCCCGGGCGTCGGCGCTCTACTACCGCCGGTTCCTGCTCGAGGACCTGCCACGCGTGCGCGCCGGGCGCTACGACGCGCCGCTGGAGATGCCGCACCGCTTGGTGCTCGGCTCGCACGACCCGGTCATCCGCCGGCGCTTCCTGCCGGCGGGAGGGCGCGAGCACGTGCGCGTCGTGCACGGCTCGGGCCACTTCGTGCCGGAGGAGTCGCCGGGCGAGCTCGCCGCGGAGGTGCTGCGCCTGCTGTGA